The sequence GGCTTTCATCAGCAAAGCTTCGCTGGCTGTATTGATAGAAGGGAGTTGATTTATTAATGCAACCTGATTCTCTGAAGCAGAAGAATCTGGATCTAACTGAAGAAAGGGCTCTATGATTGCAAATACAGAATCAGGAAGCCCATAGGTTTTTTTGATATCATCAACCGAACCAAATCTGCCCAAGTGATTGCGGTATTTAAGGATTCTTACAGCCAGAACAGGACCAATCCCAGGTAATTGTTCCCAAGCTTCCTGGTCAGCGGTATTAATATCAATTGTATGCGGAATCCTTTTGGAGTAGAATTGAAAGTTAGACCTGGCTGATTTCCCTTTTTGAAACCCGTCATGGTTAACATCATTTACAATGCGTATATAGGGCAACAATGCTTCAACCAGTTCTTTCCGCATTCCCCATATTTTATGCAAGTCTGCAGGCGTTTTTATTCTTGCCCCCTTCTGCAGATAATTGGTGAGTGTCCTGATATTTTTTTCGGTGAACCCTAATTGACGAAGCGTTTCTGGACTAGCTGTATTGGGATCAAAAGCGAATCGCCGATTGTTGCCCACCTCATTCGGAGGTTCAGCAATTGTTGGAGCATCTGGCTCATTTAATGATTGCTGATAGTTTACATGATTCGTCCACTCCAATTCTTCTGAAGTTAAAGGCCTTGGTGGTTCTGATAAGAAATACGGAGCTGCAACAAAGCAGCCTAAAAGGATGAGCAGTCCCAATAAGCCAATCCGCTCTTTTTGTGAAAAGCTTACATACTCTTTTATCCATTTTTTCATCTCCGCAAAATTTGCGGGATTACAAACTGATTATTAATCCATCAAAAGCAAGCTGTACATGCGAAGGAAGTTCCTGACTGATTTCGTCATGTAAACCCAACTGGTGACTAATATGGGTAAAATACACTTCTGGTATTTTCAGCATATTGGCAATATCAAGTGCTTCCTGCAAAGTGAAATGAGACAAATGTTTTTCCTTTCTCAGTGCGTTCAATACCAATACTTTTGATCCCTTAATTTTTTCCAATTCAGACTGCTCAATATAATTGGCGTCTGTGATATAGGTAAAATCTCCTATTCGGAAACCCAGCACAGGCATCCGATGATGCATTACCTGTATGGGCTCTATTTTTATGTCATTGATAAAAAAAGAATCTTCTCCAATCGTATGCAACTGTATTTCAGGAGTACCTGGATATTTTTTGTCAGAAAATGCATAATAAAAATCCCTTCGGATGGCTTCTTCCGTTAATGCATTCGCATACACATTCATGGCAGTTCCTGAAAAAAAATTGAAGGCCCTGATATCGTCAAGACCGGCAATATGGTCTTTATGCGGATGGGTGAAAAGCACGGCATTCAGCTGCTTTGTATGAGTTCTCAGCATCTGATAACGAAAGTCGGGGGTGGTATCTATAACCAGATTCGTGTGCTCAGATTGAACCATAATACTGGTTCGCAATCTATTGTCTTTTGGATTATCAGAGCTGCATACGGGGCAAGTGCATCCAATCATTGGAATACCTGTGCTGGTACCTGTACCTAAAAACTGAACCTTTAATGCACTCGATTTCACTGAATAAAACTACGCTAAATTTAAGCTGGGCAAGAGGTATTTTTCCGGATTACTCAGTGGTAATCACCGATTTTTTTACAACTTCCTCATACAGCTTCTGAGACTCAAGTGTCAATTTATCAAAATGAATATCCAGCTGAGGAATTAATTCCATTAAAGTATTGATACGACCTTCAATATTTAAAAATTTATTAAGGACTACAACTCTCCTGGACTCTAGCAAACACCATCCGCTCTGAAAAGTACCTCTTTCATATCGAACCACATATGCAGATTCACCTAATATATCTTCTAATTTATTGAGTGTAGATTGGGTGTATTTCATAGACACAAATTTAACCTTAGAACCCTGCCATTGCATAGGGTTTTATCCACAAACTGGGTAGAAATAGGGATAATTAGCCTTTAGACTCCATTTTAATCAGCGGAACGATCATTTCTTCTAAACTGATTCCTCCATGCTGAAAACTATTCTTAAAATAATTTACATAATGGTTATAATTGTTGGGGTAGCATAAATAACTGTCTTCCCTCGCAAAAATGAAGGAGGAATTGAGGGTTGGAACAGGCAGACCAATTTTAGCAGGATCTCTGAAAGCCAGTACTTCTTTATCGTCGTAATTTAGATTCCTTCCATGCTTATACCTTAGATTGGTCGTTGTCATTTTATCCCCTATAACTTTTATAGGCGACTTCACCCTTACACTTCCATGATCGGTTGCGAGAATTATTTTAATTTTTTTATCCGCTACTTTCTTTAATGCCTGAAGAAGCGGACTATGTTCAAACCAGCTTTTGGTTAAACTCCGGTAACTTGCTTCATCACTGGCCAACTCTTTCAGCACTTCCATTTCTGTTCTGGCATGACTCAGCATATCAACGAAATTGTAAACAATAACATTTAGCTGATTCCCCATCAGATTGTGCATATTGTTTACGAGTTGTTGTCCATCCTGATGGTTCAGTATTTTATGATAACTGATTTTAAGCTGATCTTTCTTCAATCGTTTTAACTGTGCTTCCAGAAACTCTTTTTCATGAAGATTTTTACCTCCTTCCTCTTCGTCATTCTTCCACAAATCAGGGAATTTTTTCTCTATTTCAACAGGTAATAAACCGGCAAAAATGGCGTTGCGACAATACTGGGTAGCAGTGGGAAGAATGGAGTAAAAACTATCTTCTTCTAGAATCCGGAAACTCTCAGCAAATACGGGTTCTATTGCTTTCCACTGATCATAACGAAGATTATCAATTAAAATAAAGAACAAGGGAACCTGCTCTTCAATATGAGGCAGCACTTTAAATTGAAAAAGCTGATGGCTCATTACAGGTGAATCTGCAGCGATATGGCTAACCCATTCTTCGTAATGCCTGGTTATGTATTTACCAAAAGCGGCGTTGGCTTCCTTTTTTTGATTTAGCAGAACTTCCCTCATTTCCGGACTATCGCTTTTCTCCATTTCCAGTTCCCAGAATACCAGCTTTTTATATAAATCCATCCATTCAGTATAATCAGGATTTCCAGACAAAGCCATAAACAATTCTGTAAACTGCTGCTGGTAGGAAACTGTTGTTTTTTCTGCAACCAGTCGCTTATTATCAATGATTTTTTTTAAACTCAATAATACCTGATTCGGATTTACAGGCTTAATTAAATAATCTGCAATCTGACTTCCGATGGCTTCATCCATCAGGTTTTCTGTTTCATTTTTGGTAATCAGTACAATGGGCAGGCGTTGCTGAATCTGCTTCATTCGAGTCAAGGTTTCCAAACCGGTTAATCCCGGCATCGATTCATCCATTAGCACCACATCAACTACATTGTGCTGAATGTACTCAATTGCGTCGTACCCATTTGTTAAGGTATGAACTGCATACCCCTTTGCCTCTAGAAATATTTTCTGAGACTGAAGACTTTCAATTTCGTCGTCTACCCATAAAATCTGTGCAATAGCCATAATGCTAAGCTATTTATAATTTTGTTTGCGCTACTAAATAGTACCTTTATTAACAATTCAACAACAGCATGGACAAAGCGAAGCGTAAGATTATCAACGATCCGGTTTATGGTTTTATCACCATCAATCATCCTTTAATATTTTCTATCATCGGGCATCCTTTTTATCAGCGTCTAAGAAGAATTCAGCAAATGGCTATGGCACAACTGGTATATCCGGGTGCCGTACACACAAGACTGCATCACTCCCTAGGTGCTTATCACCTTATGTGTAATGTGATTAATGAACTGAGAAATAAGGATATTGAAATTACAAGAGAGGAGGAAATTGCTGCGAAAGCTGCTATTTTACTGCACGATATAGGACATGGACCTTTTTCTCATGCACTAGAGCACGAATTGGTGAAGGGCGTTCATCACGAAGATCTTTCGCTTCAGATTATGCAGTTGATGAACAATGAGTTTAACGGGCAACTTTCTTTGGCCATTGATATATTTACCAACCAATACCATAAACCCTTTCTGCATCAGCTAATCAGTGGTCAACTGGATGTAGACAGAATGGATTATTTAAGTCGTGACAGTTTTTTCTCTGGTGTGAGTGAGGGCGTTATTGGATATGACCGGATTTTGAAAATGCTGACCGTGCACCATGGCCAGCTAATGATTGAAGAGAAAGGCATTTACAGCGTGGAAAAATTTCTGGTAGCCAGGCGGCAAATGTATTGGCAGGTGTATCTGCATAAAACCGTTTTATCTGCTGAAAAAATGCTGGTGAAAATTATTCAAAGAGTAAGGGACATATATCCTAATCATAGGGAAAGTCTAGCAACCGGTTCTGAGATTGATTATTTCTTAGGAGAATTTTCCTTGCCAATGACCAAAGCCTCTATCGAGCGTTTTTGCCTGATGGATGACTTTGATGTGATTAGTGCAATCAAAAAATGGAGCAGACATTCAGACAAAGTACTATCCTTGCTTTGCTCACGAATGCTCAATCGTGAAATTTATAAAACCAGTATTCAATCAACTCCATTTGAAGAAACGTTTATCACGGATAAGCTAACCCAAACCATGAAAAAATTTGGAGTAAATAAAGAGGAGGCGGCCTATCTCTGCTTTACTGGAATTGCCTCCAATACAACTTATCAAAGCAAGGAAGAAAAAATTAATATTCTTTATAAAGACGGCAATGTAAAAGACATTACAGAGGTGGATAATTCCATGATACAGCAGAATTTGTCTTCCCCTGTAAAAAAATTTTACATTTGTCTGTTAAACTAATACAAAATTATGCAGTTCACCGCAGCACAAGTTGGCATGCTGATTAATGGAAAAGTGGAAGGAGATGCCAGTGTAACCGTTCAGTCTTTTGGAAAAATTGAAGAAGCAAAAGCTTCTCAGATATCTTTTTTGGCCAACCCCAAATACGAAGATTTCTTGTATTCAACAGCAGCATCCATTGTGATTGTGAACGATTCATTACAATTGAAAAAACCAGTTGAAGCCACCCTGATAAGAGTTTCCGATGCTTACTCCGCCTTTGCGGTTTTGATGACCAAATATCAGGAAATGGCAGCCAGTCAGCTTAGCGGTATTCAGGAACCGAGTCATATTGCCAAATCTGCTCAATTGGGCAGCAATGTCTTTATCGGTGCTTTTGCCTATGTGGGCGAAAATGTGAAAATTGGGAACAATACCAAAATTCATCCCGGTGTTTATCTGGGAAACCAGGTGATAATTGGAGACAATGTAACCCTATATCCCGGCGTCAAAATATATGAAGGTTGTTTGGTAGGCAACCAGGTCGTTATACATGCTGGCTCTGTTATTGGAAGTGATGGATTTGGTTTTGCCCCCCAGTCTGATGGAACATTTCAGAAAGTACCCCAGTTAGGTAATGTAGTCATTGAAGATTATGTGGAAATTGGAGCCAATAGCACCATCGATAGAGCTACTATGGGTTCAACCCTAATCCGCAAAGGAGTAAAAATTGACAACCTGGTGCAGATTGCCCACAATGTGGAAGTTGGAAACAACACCGTAATTGCCGCTCAAACCGGTATTAGCGGCAGCAGCAAAGTAGGGAAATATGTAATGATGGGAGGGCAAACAGGAGTAGCAGGGCATTTAAGCATTGCTGACGGAACCAAAATTGGAGGCAAAAGCGGCGTTACCAAAACCATCAAGGAACCGAATAAATCAGTTAATGGCAACCCTGCATTTGATTATACCAGCTCCCTCAGGATTCAGGCTGCAACCAGAAATTTGCCTGAAATGGAAAAACGGATAAAAGCCCTTGAAAAAATGGTAGCAGAATTGGTTTCTGAGAAGCTAAAGTCCTAATTGAAGCATAAACGGTCGGGATAACTTAATTTCGCATACTTAAAGTGCGGAAATATGGATATCAATTTTAATCCCGAGAAACAGCATACGCTTACACAGTCTATACAAATCAGTGGAACTGGCTTGCATACAGGTGTGCTAGTAGACATGATTTTAAAACCTGCAAACCCCGGATTTGGCATTCAGTTTCAGCGTACTGATCTTCCCAATAAACCTGTTATTAAAGCCGACTGTGACCTGGTAACCGATACGAGCAGGGGAACCACGCTGCAAATTGGTGATGCCAAAGTCAGCACTGTTGAACATATTCTAGCTGCTTTGGTTGGAATGGGTGTAGACAATGTATTGATAGAAGTAAACGGTCCAGAGATTCCCATTATGGATGGTTCTTCTGCCCCTTTTATAGACCTGATTGAAAAAACAGGAGTGCTGGAGCAGGATGCTGCCAAAATCTGGTACAGCCTGGATGAAAATATTTATCATTACGACGATAGTAAACGAGTGGAAATGGTGGCATTGCCAGCCATGGATTATCAAATAACAACACTGATAGATTTCAATAGTCCTGTTTTAGGGACTCAGCATGCTGGCCTTAAATCTATCAGGGATTTTAAATCGGAAATAGCCCCTTGCAGAACATTCTGTTTTCTACACGAGCTGGAAATGTTACTGGATAATGATCTTATTAAAGGAGGCGATATCAATAACGCCATCGTGGTGGTAGATAAACCCATCTCAGATGCAGAAATGAGCAGACTTGCCAAGATTTTCAAAAAAGATGAGATTGCTGTTAAAAGTGAAGGCTATCTGAACAACCTTGAACTGCGCTTTCCCAATGAACCTGCCAGACATAAATTGCTGGATGTTGTTGGTGATCTTGCCTTGATAGGTTACCCTATTAAAGCAAGAATCATCGCCAACAGACCTGGTCATAGTTCTAATGTGGAATTTGCTAAAAAAATCAAACAGTATATTAAGAAGAATAAGCACGTAAAAGGGGTGCCTACGTATGATCCAACCATTCCTCCAGTTTATACTTTAGAGCAGATTGAAAAGACCCTTCCACATCGTCATCCGTTCTTATTTGTAGACAAGATCATAGAATTAACAGATACCTATATCGTAGGGATTAAAAACGTTACGTTTAACGAATGGTTCTTTCCGGGCCATTTCCCCGGAAATCCGGTAATGCCGGGCGTATTGCAAATAGAAGCACTAGCACAAACCGGCGGTATTCTTTGTATCAATTCTATGCCTGAAGGAAAATACGATACCTACTTCCTGAAAATTGACAATTGCAAATTCAAACAAATGGTTCGTCCGGGCGATACCATGGTATTGAAACTGGAATTCACAGGCCCAATCCGCAGGGGAATATGTGAAATGAGAGGTACCGTATATGTTGGCGGAAAAGTAGCCACAGAAGCAGATCTGGTTGCACAAGTAGTCAGAAGAGCAGACAACTAAAGCAACCAAATTAGTATCTTACATACGAAAAGAAAAATATGACGCATCCATATACCTATATTGATCCCAATGCCAGAATTGCACCGAATGTGAAAATTGATCCATTCACGGTGATTCACGGGGACGTTCAAATTGGAGAAGGCACCTGGATTGGGAGCAATGTTACTATCATGGATGGAACCCGCATCGGAAAAAATTGCAGGGTATTTCCGGGTGCTGTATTGGGTGCCATACCACAGGATTTGAAATTTGTCGGAGAAAAAACAACAGTTGAAATAGGTGATCATACCACCATACGTGAGTTTGTAACCATTAACAGAGGAACAGAAGACCGGGGGAAAACCGTTCTTGGGAATCATTGCTTAATAATGGCTTACAGTCATATTGCTCATGACTGTATTATAGGCAGTCATGTTATCATGAGCAACAGTGTTCAGGTAGCTGGACACGTTACCATTGGTGACTGGGCAGTAGTTGGAGGTGTAAGTGCCGTTCACCAATTTGTGAATATTGGACAGCACACATTTATTGCCGGAGGAAGTTTGGTAAGTAAAGACGTGCCCCCCTATATTAAAGCCGTTAGAAATCCGTTGAGTTATGGTGGGGTAAACAGCATTGGACTCAAAAGAAGAGGATTCCCATTAGAGCAAATCAACCATATCCTAGATGTATACCGCACCATTTACAATAAGGGATTAAATACAACACAGGCATTGGAATACATAGAAGAAGAACTCCCGGCCACAGATGAGAGAGATGAAATTGTTACTTTCATCAGAGAGAGTGGAAGAGGTATCATCAAGCGTTTTACCAAGGGAGCCAATGACGAAGAATAACTATTTCATTCATTTGGACAATTGCGGTAAAAAATTCAACCGCGAATGGATTTTCAGAAAACTGAGCTATTCATTTGAATCAGGAAAGTCATATGC is a genomic window of Sediminibacterium sp. TEGAF015 containing:
- a CDS encoding helix-hairpin-helix domain-containing protein, whose amino-acid sequence is MKKWIKEYVSFSQKERIGLLGLLILLGCFVAAPYFLSEPPRPLTSEELEWTNHVNYQQSLNEPDAPTIAEPPNEVGNNRRFAFDPNTASPETLRQLGFTEKNIRTLTNYLQKGARIKTPADLHKIWGMRKELVEALLPYIRIVNDVNHDGFQKGKSARSNFQFYSKRIPHTIDINTADQEAWEQLPGIGPVLAVRILKYRNHLGRFGSVDDIKKTYGLPDSVFAIIEPFLQLDPDSSASENQVALINQLPSINTASEALLMKAGVSKTIAAAIVLYRKQYGLYSQLEDLRKIVFIQTAQYEQLIKQVRL
- a CDS encoding MBL fold metallo-hydrolase, whose product is MKSSALKVQFLGTGTSTGIPMIGCTCPVCSSDNPKDNRLRTSIMVQSEHTNLVIDTTPDFRYQMLRTHTKQLNAVLFTHPHKDHIAGLDDIRAFNFFSGTAMNVYANALTEEAIRRDFYYAFSDKKYPGTPEIQLHTIGEDSFFINDIKIEPIQVMHHRMPVLGFRIGDFTYITDANYIEQSELEKIKGSKVLVLNALRKEKHLSHFTLQEALDIANMLKIPEVYFTHISHQLGLHDEISQELPSHVQLAFDGLIISL
- the porX gene encoding T9SS response regulator signal transducer PorX, with product MAIAQILWVDDEIESLQSQKIFLEAKGYAVHTLTNGYDAIEYIQHNVVDVVLMDESMPGLTGLETLTRMKQIQQRLPIVLITKNETENLMDEAIGSQIADYLIKPVNPNQVLLSLKKIIDNKRLVAEKTTVSYQQQFTELFMALSGNPDYTEWMDLYKKLVFWELEMEKSDSPEMREVLLNQKKEANAAFGKYITRHYEEWVSHIAADSPVMSHQLFQFKVLPHIEEQVPLFFILIDNLRYDQWKAIEPVFAESFRILEEDSFYSILPTATQYCRNAIFAGLLPVEIEKKFPDLWKNDEEEGGKNLHEKEFLEAQLKRLKKDQLKISYHKILNHQDGQQLVNNMHNLMGNQLNVIVYNFVDMLSHARTEMEVLKELASDEASYRSLTKSWFEHSPLLQALKKVADKKIKIILATDHGSVRVKSPIKVIGDKMTTTNLRYKHGRNLNYDDKEVLAFRDPAKIGLPVPTLNSSFIFAREDSYLCYPNNYNHYVNYFKNSFQHGGISLEEMIVPLIKMESKG
- a CDS encoding HD domain-containing protein — its product is MDKAKRKIINDPVYGFITINHPLIFSIIGHPFYQRLRRIQQMAMAQLVYPGAVHTRLHHSLGAYHLMCNVINELRNKDIEITREEEIAAKAAILLHDIGHGPFSHALEHELVKGVHHEDLSLQIMQLMNNEFNGQLSLAIDIFTNQYHKPFLHQLISGQLDVDRMDYLSRDSFFSGVSEGVIGYDRILKMLTVHHGQLMIEEKGIYSVEKFLVARRQMYWQVYLHKTVLSAEKMLVKIIQRVRDIYPNHRESLATGSEIDYFLGEFSLPMTKASIERFCLMDDFDVISAIKKWSRHSDKVLSLLCSRMLNREIYKTSIQSTPFEETFITDKLTQTMKKFGVNKEEAAYLCFTGIASNTTYQSKEEKINILYKDGNVKDITEVDNSMIQQNLSSPVKKFYICLLN
- the lpxD gene encoding UDP-3-O-(3-hydroxymyristoyl)glucosamine N-acyltransferase; this encodes MQFTAAQVGMLINGKVEGDASVTVQSFGKIEEAKASQISFLANPKYEDFLYSTAASIVIVNDSLQLKKPVEATLIRVSDAYSAFAVLMTKYQEMAASQLSGIQEPSHIAKSAQLGSNVFIGAFAYVGENVKIGNNTKIHPGVYLGNQVIIGDNVTLYPGVKIYEGCLVGNQVVIHAGSVIGSDGFGFAPQSDGTFQKVPQLGNVVIEDYVEIGANSTIDRATMGSTLIRKGVKIDNLVQIAHNVEVGNNTVIAAQTGISGSSKVGKYVMMGGQTGVAGHLSIADGTKIGGKSGVTKTIKEPNKSVNGNPAFDYTSSLRIQAATRNLPEMEKRIKALEKMVAELVSEKLKS
- a CDS encoding bifunctional UDP-3-O-[3-hydroxymyristoyl] N-acetylglucosamine deacetylase/3-hydroxyacyl-ACP dehydratase, whose translation is MDINFNPEKQHTLTQSIQISGTGLHTGVLVDMILKPANPGFGIQFQRTDLPNKPVIKADCDLVTDTSRGTTLQIGDAKVSTVEHILAALVGMGVDNVLIEVNGPEIPIMDGSSAPFIDLIEKTGVLEQDAAKIWYSLDENIYHYDDSKRVEMVALPAMDYQITTLIDFNSPVLGTQHAGLKSIRDFKSEIAPCRTFCFLHELEMLLDNDLIKGGDINNAIVVVDKPISDAEMSRLAKIFKKDEIAVKSEGYLNNLELRFPNEPARHKLLDVVGDLALIGYPIKARIIANRPGHSSNVEFAKKIKQYIKKNKHVKGVPTYDPTIPPVYTLEQIEKTLPHRHPFLFVDKIIELTDTYIVGIKNVTFNEWFFPGHFPGNPVMPGVLQIEALAQTGGILCINSMPEGKYDTYFLKIDNCKFKQMVRPGDTMVLKLEFTGPIRRGICEMRGTVYVGGKVATEADLVAQVVRRADN
- the lpxA gene encoding acyl-ACP--UDP-N-acetylglucosamine O-acyltransferase, whose protein sequence is MTHPYTYIDPNARIAPNVKIDPFTVIHGDVQIGEGTWIGSNVTIMDGTRIGKNCRVFPGAVLGAIPQDLKFVGEKTTVEIGDHTTIREFVTINRGTEDRGKTVLGNHCLIMAYSHIAHDCIIGSHVIMSNSVQVAGHVTIGDWAVVGGVSAVHQFVNIGQHTFIAGGSLVSKDVPPYIKAVRNPLSYGGVNSIGLKRRGFPLEQINHILDVYRTIYNKGLNTTQALEYIEEELPATDERDEIVTFIRESGRGIIKRFTKGANDEE